CAGCTTACTTTACCGTCTCCGGAAACTATAGATGATGTTTGGAAAGATAGCAATAGAAGCATCCAAACCTTAAGAAGTATTTCTGCAATTTATAATCATGGCCGTCTGGCAAACACAGGCTATATGTCAATTCTTCCTGTAGATCAGGGTATAGAACATTCTGCCGGTGCTTCATTTGCTCCGAATCCTATCTATTTCGATCCGGAAAATATTGTAAAGCTGGCCATAGAGGGTGGTTGCAATGCAGTTGCAACGACCTTTGGAAATGTTGGTCTGATATCCAGAAAGTATGCTCATAAAATCCCTATGATTGTAAAAATTAATCATAACGAATTGCTTACCTATCCTACAACCTACGACCAAATCATGTTTGGTAGTGTTAGGGATGCATGGAATATGGGTGCTGCTGCTGTAGGTGCAACTATTTATTTTGGATCGGATAATGCTGCCAGACAAATCGTAGAAGTGGCTGAAGCCTTTGAATATGCTCACGAACTGGGAATGGCAACCATTCTCTGGTGCTATCTGCGAAACAGTGATTTTAAAAAGGATGGAACCGATTATCATGTAGCTGCTGACTTAACCGGCCAGGCCAATCATTTGGGTGTAACCATTCAGGCAGATATAATTAAACAAAAACTTCCTGAAAATAACGGAGGATATACTGCTGTTAATTTTGGAAAAACGCATCCTAAAGTTTATAATGAACTGTCTTCTGATCACCCGATAGATTTATGTCGTTATCAGGTTGCTAACTGCTATATGGGCAAAGTTGGTCTGATAAACTCAGGTGGCGCATCCGGTGGTGAAACAGACTTAGCTGATGCTGTTGCAACTGCTGTAATTAATAAAAGAGCCGGTGGTGCCGGTCTTATATCCGGTAGAAAAGCCTTT
The sequence above is drawn from the Chitinophagaceae bacterium genome and encodes:
- a CDS encoding class I fructose-bisphosphate aldolase, with product MSLDNISHLLGEQGEKLLGHTCKTISKEQLTLPSPETIDDVWKDSNRSIQTLRSISAIYNHGRLANTGYMSILPVDQGIEHSAGASFAPNPIYFDPENIVKLAIEGGCNAVATTFGNVGLISRKYAHKIPMIVKINHNELLTYPTTYDQIMFGSVRDAWNMGAAAVGATIYFGSDNAARQIVEVAEAFEYAHELGMATILWCYLRNSDFKKDGTDYHVAADLTGQANHLGVTIQADIIKQKLPENNGGYTAVNFGKTHPKVYNELSSDHPIDLCRYQVANCYMGKVGLINSGGASGGETDLADAVATAVINKRAGGAGLISGRKAFQRDMNEGVKLLNAIQDVYLSKEVTIA